A section of the Petrimonas sulfuriphila genome encodes:
- a CDS encoding glycosyltransferase family 4 protein, translating into MKVVQILHELKFSGAEIMYVDASSYFQHKGCELTVMATAPDQGEYSRHFEQAGYKVVHRPYPGGWNIIARIRYWIWFTEFLTRENYDVVHIHSHAIMWEMALCAWLAGKRSVYTFHSIFVSHFYSYPYHVLQRWSAKKIFRCRFQSISHSVYEHELKHYRNKTKKVYNWYGENRFFPASNGEKIKYREELGIPADALVIISIGGCSSIKRHEEIIKALPLITKHYPNLQYLHLGKGEAEKGERELAVELGVDKCVRFFGNQTDIRRYLVASDIYLMTSKHEGISITTIEAMACGIPAILYNVTGLRDFNQTGENSLLIPEDHTILAEKIIYLHTHPEISTRLSARAKEMVNETYHLKKNAEEIYQLYS; encoded by the coding sequence ATGAAAGTAGTACAGATTCTTCACGAGCTTAAATTCTCAGGAGCGGAAATAATGTACGTTGACGCGTCCTCCTATTTTCAACACAAGGGATGTGAACTGACCGTTATGGCCACTGCTCCTGACCAGGGCGAGTATTCCCGGCATTTTGAGCAAGCAGGCTACAAGGTTGTTCACAGGCCCTATCCCGGCGGATGGAATATAATTGCACGCATCCGGTACTGGATCTGGTTTACAGAGTTTCTGACAAGGGAAAACTACGATGTGGTCCATATCCACAGCCATGCGATCATGTGGGAGATGGCACTTTGTGCGTGGCTGGCCGGCAAACGATCCGTGTATACCTTTCACAGTATTTTTGTTTCTCACTTTTACAGTTATCCCTATCATGTGTTGCAACGATGGTCGGCCAAAAAAATATTCAGGTGCCGGTTCCAGAGCATCAGCCATTCGGTTTATGAGCACGAATTGAAACATTACCGCAACAAAACGAAAAAGGTATACAACTGGTACGGAGAAAACCGGTTCTTTCCAGCTTCGAATGGAGAGAAAATTAAATACAGGGAGGAGCTGGGGATTCCCGCAGATGCTCTGGTAATAATCTCCATCGGTGGCTGTAGTTCCATCAAAAGGCACGAAGAAATTATCAAGGCGCTGCCGCTCATTACGAAGCATTATCCCAACCTGCAGTACCTGCATTTAGGGAAGGGAGAAGCAGAAAAAGGAGAAAGGGAGCTGGCCGTAGAACTGGGTGTAGACAAATGCGTCCGGTTCTTCGGCAACCAGACGGATATCCGCAGGTACCTGGTAGCATCTGACATATACCTGATGACGAGTAAACACGAAGGGATCTCCATCACGACCATCGAGGCGATGGCTTGCGGAATCCCCGCAATACTCTACAACGTAACTGGACTGAGGGATTTCAACCAGACAGGGGAAAACAGCCTGCTTATTCCCGAAGACCATACCATCCTGGCGGAAAAAATAATCTACCTGCACACACATCCCGAGATTTCAACCAGACTTTCCGCCCGTGCAAAGGAAATGGTGAACGAGACGTATCATTTGAAAAAAAATGCAGAAGAGATATACCAACTTTATTCTTGA
- a CDS encoding glycosyltransferase family 4 protein, whose translation MRVFWITHDVFEVFFPYVKGQPTKGGSWVAPLFYNILQQPGITLASVTPVINGNEQKQEIDGVVYYSIRISKNENASVMSANLANRYLSVINDFQPDIIHIHGTEKNFALLRKYVDTKIPIVCSIQGIVSSCLDYLKYSVANAGLKKHRSVKNRVGRGGVNSTLRKWRKYSDIEKEVYRINRYFIGRTAWDKAQLAAMNAGASYFHGEELLRPAFYQHVWKIDECERHRIFVPSAEYPLKGFHTLLQAAAILKRQFPEVKIVAPLSSFTLKSSKIKDVFIGEDYSNYLKSEIRKLKLTENIILRKRLSADEMAAEYSKAHLFVLPSFLENSPNSLGESMMTGTPCVAPSVGGVTSIVKDNESSLLFSPGDYVFLAYQIARIFSDDELALKISANAREIALRRHNITQTSRQYYQIYSEIIKQHHESSTDSSRA comes from the coding sequence ATGCGCGTTTTTTGGATAACACACGATGTGTTTGAGGTTTTCTTCCCCTACGTCAAGGGCCAGCCCACAAAAGGCGGGTCCTGGGTTGCCCCTCTGTTTTACAATATCCTCCAACAACCCGGCATAACGCTTGCATCCGTCACTCCCGTGATAAATGGAAACGAACAGAAGCAGGAAATAGATGGCGTTGTGTATTATTCCATACGCATCAGCAAGAACGAAAACGCGTCAGTAATGAGCGCCAATCTGGCGAACAGATACTTGTCCGTAATAAACGATTTTCAGCCTGATATTATCCACATTCACGGCACCGAAAAGAATTTCGCCCTCCTGCGTAAGTACGTGGATACAAAAATTCCGATTGTCTGCTCCATACAGGGCATCGTATCTTCCTGCCTGGATTACCTGAAATACAGCGTGGCCAATGCCGGGTTAAAAAAACACCGGTCCGTCAAAAACAGAGTCGGGCGCGGTGGAGTGAACTCCACGTTGCGGAAATGGAGAAAATACAGTGACATTGAAAAAGAGGTATACAGGATCAACCGGTATTTTATCGGAAGAACGGCCTGGGACAAAGCGCAGCTGGCAGCTATGAATGCAGGGGCCTCTTACTTCCACGGAGAAGAGCTGTTACGCCCTGCCTTTTACCAACATGTGTGGAAGATCGATGAATGCGAACGTCACCGGATATTTGTCCCCTCGGCCGAATATCCGTTAAAAGGATTTCACACCTTACTGCAGGCCGCTGCAATTCTGAAAAGGCAATTTCCCGAAGTAAAAATAGTCGCACCCTTGTCTTCCTTTACACTGAAATCCTCCAAGATAAAAGATGTATTCATTGGAGAAGATTATTCCAATTACCTGAAAAGCGAAATCAGGAAATTGAAATTAACGGAAAACATTATTCTGCGCAAAAGGTTGTCGGCCGACGAAATGGCCGCTGAATACAGCAAGGCGCACCTGTTTGTTCTGCCCTCATTCCTGGAAAACAGCCCCAATTCACTGGGAGAAAGCATGATGACGGGAACGCCTTGCGTAGCTCCGTCTGTTGGCGGGGTAACGTCCATTGTAAAGGATAATGAAAGTTCACTCCTGTTCTCACCGGGAGACTATGTGTTCCTGGCTTATCAGATAGCCCGGATTTTTTCCGATGATGAACTGGCATTGAAGATTAGTGCAAACGCCAGGGAGATTGCCCTCAGACGGCACAACATCACGCAAACCTCCCGGCAATATTACCAGATTTATTCCGAAATTATAAAACAACACCATGAAAGTAGTACAGATTCTTCACGAGCTTAA
- a CDS encoding glycosyltransferase, which yields MNNTGTPLVSIIIITYNSSRYVLETLESVKAQTWDNIQLIVSDDASKDDTVQLCTDWIEKNRQRFYESKIITVEKNTGIAANCNRGIQATTGEWVKLIAGDDALLDNCVTDNLAYAGRFPKASFIISEVQEMDENSVPAKKETINEGLIYFASRSSVKEQLKAYARWPVFLNTPTFFYKKELINSIGFCDEEFKIYEDMSMVFRIIGKGIKIHYMNKPTVRYRIHKNSLSRNDSVENLRKKEALKIFNKYRKQNLNIFNPIDLSIYYENWLRYKYKGFKGHKGVPLLLKFSLFYWYLKFNGVRSY from the coding sequence ATGAATAATACAGGTACACCTTTAGTTTCGATCATCATCATCACGTACAACAGCTCAAGATACGTGCTGGAGACGCTGGAAAGTGTGAAAGCCCAGACGTGGGACAATATTCAGCTGATCGTGAGTGACGACGCGTCTAAGGACGACACAGTCCAGCTCTGTACGGATTGGATCGAAAAAAATCGGCAGCGATTTTACGAATCAAAAATTATTACGGTAGAAAAAAACACGGGAATAGCCGCAAATTGTAACCGTGGAATACAGGCAACCACAGGAGAATGGGTTAAGCTGATTGCCGGCGACGACGCCTTACTCGACAACTGCGTTACCGATAACCTTGCGTACGCAGGCCGCTTTCCCAAAGCCTCCTTCATTATATCGGAAGTGCAGGAAATGGATGAAAACAGCGTGCCGGCAAAAAAGGAAACCATCAATGAGGGATTGATCTATTTTGCCAGCCGCTCATCCGTCAAGGAGCAGCTAAAGGCCTATGCGCGCTGGCCCGTGTTTCTGAATACGCCAACTTTTTTCTACAAGAAGGAACTGATCAACAGCATTGGGTTTTGCGACGAGGAATTCAAAATCTACGAAGACATGTCCATGGTATTTAGAATTATCGGCAAAGGCATTAAAATACATTACATGAATAAACCGACGGTCAGGTACAGGATTCACAAAAACTCACTCTCCAGAAACGATTCCGTGGAAAACCTGAGAAAAAAAGAGGCCCTGAAAATTTTCAACAAATACAGAAAACAGAATTTGAATATATTCAATCCCATTGATTTATCGATCTATTACGAAAACTGGCTGCGGTATAAATACAAAGGGTTCAAGGGGCACAAAGGTGTCCCCCTCCTGTTGAAATTCAGCCTGTTCTACTGGTACTTGAAATTCAACGGAGTAAGGTCATACTGA
- a CDS encoding O-antigen translocase: MNKHQSSYRQIMKATSLFGGVQVFQIVISIVRSKFVALLLGPAGMGIVGLLTSTTGLVAGLTNFGLGTSAIKNISEANATGDEQRISTVISVMRRLVWITGILGAVVTLLFSPWLSQFTFGNKEYTAAFAWISATLLFSQLSTGELVLLQGLRKLQDLAKANVYGSIAGLLITVPLYYRFGVEGIVPVIILTALITLFFSWHFAKKTKIRKTTINRAITVAEGKSMLVMGFMISLSGLISIAAAYLLRIFINRTGNMADVGLYNAGFAIINTYVGMIFTAMGTDYYPRLSAVANSNEQCARNVNQQSEIALLILAPVLIGFLVFIHWAIILLYSTQFLAITGMIYWASLGIFFKAVSWAIAFVFLAKGASRLFFWNELTGNTYTLGFSLLGYHFGGLTGLGVSFLMVYMIYLIQVYVIAKVKYHFSFTSSFLKIFAVQFSLALMSFAIVNLIEKPYTYVIGTLLIGVSCWYSYLELESRIGLKEIIRGFLQKYRNK, encoded by the coding sequence ATGAACAAGCATCAATCCTCATACCGGCAGATCATGAAAGCGACTTCTCTTTTTGGCGGAGTTCAGGTCTTTCAAATCGTCATCTCCATCGTGCGCTCGAAATTTGTAGCACTCCTCCTCGGGCCGGCTGGTATGGGTATCGTGGGACTGCTGACCTCCACCACCGGCTTGGTAGCTGGCCTAACTAACTTCGGTCTGGGCACAAGTGCCATCAAAAATATTTCCGAAGCAAATGCCACAGGAGATGAGCAACGTATATCGACGGTAATCTCCGTTATGCGCCGGTTGGTCTGGATCACAGGCATCCTCGGAGCCGTTGTGACGCTTCTCTTCTCGCCCTGGTTAAGCCAGTTCACGTTTGGCAATAAAGAATATACGGCTGCCTTTGCCTGGATTTCCGCCACACTACTTTTCAGCCAATTGAGTACGGGGGAACTGGTGTTGCTGCAGGGGCTTCGTAAGTTGCAAGATTTAGCAAAGGCCAACGTCTACGGCAGCATCGCTGGACTTCTGATTACTGTTCCGCTCTATTACAGATTCGGAGTTGAGGGAATTGTGCCTGTTATTATCCTCACGGCATTGATCACCCTGTTTTTCTCCTGGCACTTCGCAAAGAAGACAAAGATCAGAAAGACAACGATCAACCGGGCAATCACCGTCGCCGAAGGCAAAAGCATGCTGGTTATGGGCTTTATGATAAGCCTCAGCGGACTGATATCGATTGCCGCTGCATACTTGCTCCGGATATTCATCAACCGCACGGGGAACATGGCAGATGTTGGTTTGTACAATGCGGGATTCGCCATCATCAATACCTACGTGGGCATGATTTTTACGGCAATGGGAACTGATTACTACCCCAGGCTATCAGCCGTGGCAAACAGCAACGAACAGTGTGCCCGGAACGTCAATCAGCAGTCTGAAATTGCGCTGCTGATACTGGCTCCCGTGCTGATCGGGTTCCTTGTATTTATTCATTGGGCCATTATCCTCTTATACTCCACACAATTTTTAGCCATAACGGGAATGATATACTGGGCATCCCTGGGCATATTTTTCAAAGCAGTAAGCTGGGCAATCGCCTTTGTTTTTCTGGCAAAAGGGGCGAGCAGGCTGTTTTTCTGGAACGAGTTAACCGGGAACACCTATACACTAGGCTTTAGCCTGCTGGGATACCATTTTGGTGGATTAACGGGGTTGGGGGTTTCGTTCCTGATGGTTTACATGATCTACCTCATACAGGTATATGTCATTGCAAAAGTAAAGTACCACTTTTCGTTCACCTCCTCCTTCTTAAAGATTTTTGCCGTCCAATTCTCGTTGGCATTGATGAGTTTTGCCATAGTAAACCTAATAGAAAAACCCTATACATACGTTATCGGAACATTGCTCATCGGAGTCTCCTGCTGGTATTCCTACCTGGAACTGGAGAGCAGAATCGGATTAAAAGAGATTATCCGGGGTTTTCTACAAAAATACAGAAACAAATAA
- a CDS encoding DegT/DnrJ/EryC1/StrS family aminotransferase gives MIKFLDIQKITQKYTGEIHQAASRVIDSGWYLLGEENKRFENNYAGFIGTRYCVGVANGLDALRIILKAYMELGIMSEGDEIIVPANTFIASILAITDNRLVPVLVEPDIRTYQLDDTKIEAAISPRTRGIMIVHLYGQCAYTNRIGEICKKHDLKLIEDNAQASGCKFNGKTTGSLGDAAGHSFYPGKNLGAFGDGGAITTDDKKLEETARALANYGSNTKYIFDYQGLNSRLDEFQAAILDVKLKYLDKDNQRRKEVARYYLTHIHHPDIVLPEVNDWDAHVFHLFVIRSGHRDALLHHLNGNGIQALIHYPVPPHKQKAYKEWSDLPLPVTDKIHNEVLSLPISQVLSDEEVETVTKTVNSFHPNNSKRTT, from the coding sequence ATGATTAAATTTCTCGACATACAGAAAATTACACAGAAATACACCGGGGAAATCCATCAGGCCGCATCCCGGGTAATCGATTCGGGCTGGTACCTGCTTGGCGAAGAAAATAAACGATTCGAGAACAACTACGCCGGATTTATCGGCACCCGTTATTGCGTGGGCGTTGCCAACGGTCTGGACGCCTTGCGGATAATCCTCAAGGCATACATGGAATTAGGCATCATGAGCGAGGGAGACGAAATTATTGTACCCGCAAACACGTTCATTGCTTCTATCCTCGCCATTACCGACAACCGGCTAGTTCCGGTGTTGGTCGAACCAGATATCCGTACGTATCAGCTGGACGACACCAAAATTGAAGCGGCCATCTCCCCCAGAACAAGGGGGATCATGATCGTCCACCTTTACGGGCAATGCGCGTACACCAACAGAATCGGAGAGATCTGTAAAAAACACGATTTAAAACTTATTGAAGATAATGCCCAGGCAAGCGGATGCAAGTTTAACGGAAAGACGACAGGCTCTTTGGGAGACGCGGCCGGCCACAGCTTTTATCCCGGCAAGAACCTGGGGGCTTTTGGCGATGGCGGTGCCATTACTACCGACGACAAAAAACTGGAGGAAACGGCACGGGCATTGGCCAATTACGGTTCCAACACCAAATACATATTCGATTACCAGGGGCTTAACAGCAGGCTGGATGAGTTCCAGGCAGCTATTCTGGATGTAAAACTGAAGTACCTCGACAAAGACAACCAACGACGAAAAGAAGTGGCCCGCTATTACCTGACCCATATCCATCATCCGGATATCGTACTGCCTGAAGTAAACGACTGGGATGCACACGTGTTTCACCTGTTTGTGATTCGCTCGGGGCATCGCGATGCGTTGCTTCACCATCTCAACGGAAACGGGATTCAGGCACTTATCCACTATCCAGTTCCACCCCACAAACAGAAGGCATACAAAGAGTGGAGCGACCTGCCTTTGCCGGTCACCGATAAAATTCACAACGAAGTCCTGAGCCTGCCTATAAGCCAGGTACTCTCCGATGAAGAAGTTGAAACCGTGACAAAAACAGTGAATTCCTTTCATCCGAACAATTCGAAAAGAACAACATGA
- a CDS encoding N-acetyltransferase: MRYIHPRTDVLSQNIGEDTTIWQFCVILPDAQIGSNCNICAHVFIENKVVIGNNVTIKSGVQLWDGITIEDNVFIGPNVTFTNELIPRSKAHDTSKFKPTLVKKGASIGANATILPGLVIGEYSFIGAGSIITKDIPDYSFWYGNPATQKGYITEEGILLDMDKRDKNGVKHILKIDTDD, translated from the coding sequence ATGAGATATATCCATCCGCGAACGGACGTTCTTTCCCAAAACATAGGTGAAGACACAACAATCTGGCAATTTTGCGTGATATTGCCCGACGCACAGATCGGAAGCAACTGCAATATTTGCGCGCATGTATTCATCGAAAACAAGGTTGTGATCGGTAACAACGTGACCATCAAAAGCGGGGTACAGTTGTGGGACGGGATAACCATTGAAGACAACGTATTTATCGGGCCCAACGTGACATTCACCAACGAGCTGATTCCGCGGTCAAAAGCGCACGACACCTCAAAATTTAAACCCACCCTGGTGAAAAAAGGAGCGTCCATTGGCGCAAACGCAACGATACTTCCCGGACTCGTGATTGGAGAATATTCCTTTATCGGCGCCGGAAGCATCATCACGAAGGACATTCCCGATTATTCGTTTTGGTATGGAAATCCGGCTACTCAAAAAGGGTACATAACCGAAGAGGGTATTTTACTGGATATGGACAAAAGAGACAAGAATGGAGTAAAGCATATATTAAAGATCGACACAGATGATTAA
- a CDS encoding WxcM-like domain-containing protein: MKKTNIYDCSILEIDKHHHEKGNISVVENGKTVPFHVKRVYYLYDVPGGESRGGHAHKELQQFIVAASGSFDVTLDDGELKRTFTINRPYRGLLVVPGIWRELDNFSSGSVCLVLASSEYSADDYIRDYNEFKEYKK, translated from the coding sequence ATGAAAAAAACGAACATCTATGATTGTTCTATACTGGAAATAGACAAGCACCATCACGAGAAAGGAAACATCAGTGTAGTGGAAAACGGCAAAACGGTTCCTTTTCATGTAAAGCGTGTGTATTACCTCTACGATGTGCCAGGGGGAGAGTCACGGGGTGGCCACGCACACAAAGAGTTGCAGCAATTCATCGTAGCAGCCAGCGGCAGTTTCGATGTAACACTGGATGATGGCGAATTGAAAAGGACATTCACCATTAATCGTCCCTATCGCGGATTACTTGTTGTTCCTGGCATCTGGAGGGAGCTGGACAATTTTTCTTCCGGATCAGTTTGCCTGGTTTTAGCCTCTTCGGAATATTCTGCCGATGATTATATAAGAGATTACAACGAATTTAAAGAATACAAAAAATGA
- a CDS encoding WxcM-like domain-containing protein, translating to MKLNGAKIIDLPKNLDRRGNLSVIEELKNIPFKIKRAYWIYDVPGGEVRGGHAYKRNQEFIVALSGSFDVILDNGKERQIFSLNRSYYGLYVPKGIWRQMQNFSTNSLALILASIRFDVADYVYDYELFKQMANEKNEHL from the coding sequence ATGAAACTCAATGGTGCGAAAATAATTGACCTTCCGAAAAATTTGGACAGAAGAGGAAATTTATCCGTGATAGAAGAACTTAAAAACATTCCTTTCAAAATAAAAAGGGCCTACTGGATTTACGATGTACCCGGTGGGGAAGTCAGGGGAGGCCACGCATACAAACGGAATCAGGAATTTATTGTTGCCCTTTCCGGCAGTTTCGATGTGATCCTTGACAACGGAAAGGAGCGACAGATATTTTCTTTGAACCGGTCTTATTATGGGCTGTATGTTCCTAAAGGGATATGGAGGCAAATGCAGAATTTCTCCACCAACTCCCTGGCACTTATTTTGGCATCCATCAGGTTCGATGTAGCCGACTATGTATATGACTACGAATTGTTTAAACAAATGGCAAATGAAAAAAACGAACATCTATGA
- a CDS encoding polysaccharide biosynthesis tyrosine autokinase yields the protein MKNYSTVEEEYGMLAEKPIDVVGILMKYLSYWKWFLISLFLCLVVAAVYLFYTLPQYKVETSILFKDDQRGGGASEMNVFKEMGVIRQKNNVDNEIEILKKSLIVERVVRKLGVYASYTEIKPFKIIQLTGLDKFLPDFPKRKMRILYGDETPVLINIAENTLNNLEKNIVFDVWITPTGDYEFFGDYNDKKYRVKASSSDSIVAFPFGSLKLVKRNPGPVESKFVRVKIEHPVNVAARYLNSLEIELTSKNSSVANLALTCPNGMLGKDFLEEYINTYNEEGIRDQIELADKTSQLIDDHLSKLSAELSSVETQVQDYKQSQGLTDIASQADVYNTQSASVGQMKVEAETQYSIVSSLNNYVQGKRDHDQLIPANSGINSEALTAQINAYNDLVLERNRLSRIASSSNQSMIDLNNRIESTFNSVKSGLQNEKNNLEIQQRDISAMYYRNNARIRAIPRQERVYSDIKRQQNIKEELFLYLLQKKEEKYMNMASVEPNTKLVDNIRLLGAVSPNRRMIGLLFFALGLVIPVACIKIKDLLRYQVSDKEELEELTPVPVLGEIPQVSHSEHIVIRENNNDNFSEMMRLLRANLLFVIDSKEKKVINMLSSISGDGKTFVTINMAMSLALLDKKVLIVELDIRKPKLSDYLGIDNKKGITLYLSGNLNKEELVKPSGVHPNLSVITAGSIPPNPNELLAKPLLDELISDLRRDFDFIIIDTAPVGVVSDSFLLNRLADVNLYVIRADYTPKKFIEDAARYYKEDKLTRMYFVLNSVNMNAIAYRYGYGKKYGYGYA from the coding sequence ATGAAGAACTACTCCACAGTTGAAGAAGAATACGGTATGCTGGCTGAAAAACCAATTGATGTCGTGGGTATACTGATGAAATACCTCTCTTACTGGAAATGGTTTTTAATTTCCCTGTTCCTCTGTCTGGTTGTTGCCGCTGTCTATCTTTTTTACACGTTGCCGCAATACAAGGTAGAAACTTCAATTCTGTTCAAAGACGATCAACGGGGAGGGGGAGCTTCTGAAATGAATGTGTTTAAGGAAATGGGAGTCATCCGGCAAAAGAACAACGTGGATAATGAGATTGAAATCTTAAAGAAATCATTGATCGTTGAGCGCGTAGTGAGGAAGCTCGGGGTTTACGCCTCATACACAGAAATAAAACCGTTTAAGATTATTCAACTGACGGGACTGGACAAATTCCTCCCGGATTTTCCAAAACGAAAAATGAGAATTCTATACGGGGATGAGACCCCTGTTCTTATTAACATAGCTGAAAATACACTCAATAACCTGGAAAAAAACATCGTTTTTGACGTATGGATAACGCCCACCGGCGATTATGAATTCTTTGGCGATTACAACGATAAAAAGTACCGTGTAAAAGCTTCATCGTCCGACAGTATAGTGGCTTTCCCGTTTGGTAGTTTAAAATTGGTTAAGCGTAACCCAGGTCCCGTAGAAAGCAAGTTCGTAAGGGTAAAAATTGAACATCCCGTGAACGTTGCAGCCCGTTACCTGAATTCCCTGGAAATAGAACTGACTTCCAAAAATTCTTCAGTGGCAAACTTGGCGTTGACTTGCCCGAATGGAATGCTGGGAAAGGATTTTTTGGAAGAATACATCAATACATATAACGAAGAAGGCATAAGGGATCAGATTGAGCTAGCCGACAAAACCTCCCAGCTTATCGATGACCATCTCTCTAAATTAAGCGCGGAACTCAGTTCTGTGGAGACGCAGGTACAAGACTACAAACAGTCGCAAGGACTGACCGATATTGCCTCTCAGGCAGATGTCTACAACACGCAATCTGCCAGTGTGGGACAAATGAAAGTGGAGGCAGAGACTCAATATTCGATTGTTTCAAGCCTGAATAATTATGTTCAAGGAAAAAGAGACCACGACCAACTTATCCCCGCAAACTCCGGGATAAACAGTGAAGCCTTGACAGCTCAGATCAATGCCTACAATGATTTGGTTTTGGAGCGAAACAGGCTCTCGCGCATTGCTTCGAGCAGTAACCAGTCCATGATCGACTTGAATAACCGGATAGAATCCACTTTCAATTCCGTGAAATCTGGCTTGCAAAACGAGAAGAACAACCTGGAAATTCAGCAACGCGACATTTCCGCCATGTATTACCGGAATAACGCCCGGATACGGGCTATCCCCCGCCAGGAAAGGGTTTACTCCGACATAAAACGCCAGCAGAACATCAAGGAAGAATTGTTTTTGTATCTTCTTCAAAAAAAAGAGGAAAAATACATGAATATGGCTTCGGTCGAGCCCAACACCAAACTGGTGGATAATATTCGCCTCCTGGGTGCCGTATCACCAAACCGAAGAATGATCGGATTGTTGTTTTTCGCCCTGGGATTGGTTATACCTGTTGCCTGCATTAAAATAAAGGACCTGTTGCGATATCAGGTTAGCGACAAGGAAGAACTGGAAGAACTGACTCCGGTGCCTGTCCTGGGTGAAATTCCCCAGGTTTCTCACAGTGAACATATTGTCATCCGGGAAAACAACAATGATAATTTCAGCGAAATGATGAGGCTGCTAAGAGCCAACCTGTTATTCGTTATCGACAGCAAAGAAAAAAAGGTAATCAATATGCTGTCGAGCATCAGTGGAGACGGGAAAACATTCGTTACCATCAATATGGCCATGAGCTTAGCCCTGCTCGATAAAAAAGTGTTGATCGTTGAGCTGGATATTCGTAAGCCCAAGCTGTCAGATTACCTGGGAATAGACAATAAAAAGGGGATTACCCTCTATTTGTCGGGAAACCTGAACAAAGAAGAACTGGTGAAACCCTCAGGAGTTCATCCCAATCTGTCGGTCATTACCGCCGGGTCCATCCCGCCTAATCCCAACGAATTATTAGCGAAACCTCTGTTGGATGAACTGATAAGCGATCTGCGAAGAGATTTTGATTTTATAATTATTGATACGGCGCCAGTAGGAGTGGTTTCCGACAGTTTTCTACTGAATCGTCTTGCCGATGTGAATCTTTATGTTATTCGAGCGGACTATACGCCCAAGAAATTCATTGAAGACGCGGCAAGATATTACAAAGAGGACAAGCTTACCCGAATGTATTTCGTCCTGAACTCAGTAAACATGAATGCCATCGCCTACCGTTACGGATATGGCAAAAAATACGGATACGGATACGCGTAA
- a CDS encoding polysaccharide biosynthesis/export family protein, whose product MKKNSFLLILIAGLTISSCSPVKDIAYFPQFQREITTVNESLYDARIKPKDLLSITVVSSEPEASRRYNLFTPQAQDLTNSLNSQPTIQSYLVDNEGNIELPILGILNVKGLNTKELESLIEKRLTPFFTGEMPIITIRILNYSINVLGEVLRPGKFVTANERITIFEGLALAGDMTIYGKRDNVKVLREGMNGERKIYTVNLNDKNVFDSPAYFLEQNDVVYVEPNQSRANSSRFGAAETYRISTLSVLISLATMAATIYSITR is encoded by the coding sequence ATGAAAAAAAACAGTTTCTTGCTTATCCTCATAGCGGGGTTAACTATCTCTTCCTGCTCGCCGGTAAAAGACATAGCCTATTTCCCTCAATTCCAGAGAGAAATAACTACCGTCAATGAATCGTTGTACGATGCCCGCATAAAGCCCAAAGATTTACTCTCAATTACCGTAGTCAGCAGTGAGCCTGAAGCTTCGCGAAGATACAATCTTTTTACTCCCCAAGCACAGGACCTTACCAACTCGCTGAATTCACAACCCACCATTCAAAGCTACCTAGTTGATAACGAAGGGAATATAGAACTTCCCATACTGGGAATCCTGAATGTGAAAGGATTAAACACGAAGGAACTGGAATCCCTCATTGAGAAGCGGTTAACCCCGTTTTTTACGGGAGAAATGCCCATTATAACCATTCGCATTTTAAATTATTCGATAAACGTTTTGGGTGAGGTCCTTCGTCCGGGAAAATTTGTAACCGCTAACGAACGGATAACTATTTTTGAAGGATTGGCTTTGGCAGGCGATATGACTATTTACGGCAAGCGTGATAATGTAAAAGTATTGCGCGAGGGAATGAACGGGGAAAGGAAAATTTACACCGTAAACCTCAACGATAAAAATGTTTTCGATTCTCCCGCTTATTTCCTCGAACAAAACGATGTGGTATATGTAGAGCCCAATCAGTCCCGGGCAAACTCTTCCCGATTTGGCGCGGCGGAAACTTACCGGATTTCAACGTTGTCTGTCCTGATCTCGTTAGCCACTATGGCAGCCACAATCTACAGCATCACCCGGTAA